The Gordonia sp. KTR9 genome contains a region encoding:
- a CDS encoding RraA family protein, whose product MNNTATNLDTNTEAGVPTQLAKYSTSAISDALDRFGIHGQMLGIKPLDRSFRLVGRAFTGRYQPVGAGGGTVGDYIDDVPAGSVVVLENGGRDDATVWGDILTAVAHRRGLAGTVIDGVCRDSDRALEVGYPIFSRGNTMRTGKDRVTLASVDVPVTIDNVLVHPGDILIGDSDGVVVIPAPLEDAVLDAVRVIEETEEQIRVAVESGERLDDARRRLAYHTLQTKVTE is encoded by the coding sequence ATGAACAATACAGCGACCAACCTCGACACCAACACCGAGGCCGGTGTTCCGACCCAACTGGCGAAGTATTCGACCTCTGCGATCTCCGACGCACTGGACCGATTCGGTATCCACGGACAGATGCTCGGCATCAAGCCGCTCGATCGCTCGTTCCGACTGGTAGGACGGGCCTTCACGGGTCGTTATCAGCCTGTCGGTGCCGGCGGCGGAACCGTCGGCGACTATATCGACGATGTGCCCGCAGGCAGTGTGGTGGTACTCGAGAACGGCGGTCGCGACGACGCCACCGTGTGGGGCGACATCCTCACCGCGGTTGCTCACCGACGAGGGCTGGCCGGGACCGTGATCGACGGGGTATGCCGCGACAGCGACCGTGCGCTGGAGGTCGGCTACCCGATCTTCAGCCGGGGCAACACCATGCGCACCGGCAAGGATCGCGTCACGCTGGCCTCTGTCGATGTGCCGGTCACCATAGATAACGTCCTCGTCCATCCCGGCGACATCCTCATCGGCGACTCTGACGGAGTGGTCGTCATTCCGGCGCCGCTGGAGGACGCAGTGCTGGACGCCGTCCGGGTCATCGAGGAAACCGAAGAACAGATCCGGGTAGCTGTGGAGTCCGGGGAACGACTCGACGACGCGCGACGACGCTTGGCTTATCACACGCTCCAGACCAAGGTCACAGAGTGA
- a CDS encoding enoyl-CoA hydratase/isomerase family protein, with translation MGTDVLYEREGPIARITLNRPNAGNALTPDSIAQLLSILRSIERSDEVRVVVIDGNGKHFMAGADLADFKKSLDDPTIDPAIEFESRVVRDANQFPQILERMPQPVVAKVNGCAAGGGAGLALAADFVVFGESSSFLFAHSKVGLSPDNATGWLLTRAIGERMAKRILMFGERVDAEAAERWGLVDQVVPDVDLERATMDLARSLSELPRVAVKNIKKLVNGAARTPIAEQLQLEALWLAECAGHPDFREGVTAFQERRAPKFQ, from the coding sequence ATGGGAACCGATGTTTTGTATGAGCGAGAAGGTCCTATCGCGAGGATAACGCTGAACCGTCCCAACGCAGGAAATGCACTTACCCCCGACTCTATTGCGCAGTTGCTGTCAATCCTTCGCTCTATCGAGCGCAGCGACGAAGTCCGCGTGGTTGTGATCGACGGCAATGGCAAGCATTTTATGGCCGGCGCAGATCTGGCCGACTTCAAAAAGTCATTGGACGATCCGACTATTGACCCCGCAATTGAATTCGAGAGCCGTGTCGTTCGCGACGCGAATCAGTTCCCCCAGATCCTGGAGCGGATGCCGCAGCCTGTTGTTGCTAAAGTCAACGGCTGTGCAGCCGGAGGAGGCGCTGGTCTAGCGCTAGCCGCGGATTTTGTTGTCTTCGGGGAGAGTTCGTCCTTCTTGTTCGCGCACTCGAAGGTTGGACTGAGCCCGGACAATGCGACGGGATGGCTGCTCACACGAGCGATCGGTGAGCGTATGGCGAAGCGGATTTTGATGTTCGGCGAGCGCGTGGACGCCGAGGCTGCCGAGCGTTGGGGACTAGTCGATCAGGTGGTGCCCGATGTCGATCTCGAGCGGGCAACCATGGATCTTGCTCGTTCTCTGTCAGAGTTGCCCCGGGTAGCCGTGAAGAACATCAAGAAGTTGGTGAATGGCGCCGCTCGCACACCAATTGCCGAGCAGCTTCAACTAGAAGCGCTCTGGCTCGCAGAGTGTGCGGGGCACCCAGACTTTCGTGAGGGCGTGACAGCGTTTCAAGAACGACGAGCTCCGAAGTTCCAGTAA
- a CDS encoding putative quinol monooxygenase has product MSIPASNCRTPQQVRDTDEVSTLSRIAIINRIPVIPGRRDQALSAFADFDLEVRVEGVGVPEQFLVGADAEDPGLVWVHEVYADADDYEDHFQAKARRRLRDRMDGLRAGRVDTFRIELIAPTGALSSMHSTVTDWNTVVYEVT; this is encoded by the coding sequence ATGTCGATTCCAGCCAGCAATTGCCGGACCCCACAGCAGGTTCGCGACACGGATGAGGTGAGCACACTGAGTCGGATCGCCATTATCAACCGGATACCGGTGATACCAGGGCGTCGGGACCAGGCTCTGTCGGCATTTGCCGATTTCGACCTGGAGGTTCGCGTCGAGGGTGTTGGAGTGCCAGAACAGTTTCTGGTCGGGGCCGACGCCGAGGATCCGGGACTGGTCTGGGTGCATGAGGTCTACGCCGACGCAGATGATTACGAGGATCACTTCCAGGCCAAGGCCCGGCGGCGGCTACGCGACCGGATGGACGGCTTACGCGCGGGACGCGTCGACACCTTCCGCATCGAACTCATCGCGCCCACCGGTGCACTGTCTTCGATGCACAGCACCGTGACCGATTGGAACACGGTCGTCTACGAGGTCACCTAA
- a CDS encoding RraA family protein — MTTTRVTPVYDAVTIDRARRLGTATLHEAAGRIGALPSAISAITPGQDFAGPAVTVSGPPADNLWLHRGIAAADLGEILLIEVGGHFESGYWGEVMAVAARARGVAGVVIDGCVRDSEALATVGVPVYARGLCIRGTDKDPDGRGAVNGPVTIGDVTVHSGDLVVGDADGVVVIPAGDVDHVLDAAQQRIDREAQIMDALRRGENSIDLLNLPKEKP, encoded by the coding sequence ATGACCACGACACGCGTTACCCCCGTCTACGACGCGGTGACCATCGATCGGGCCCGACGGCTCGGTACAGCGACACTGCATGAGGCTGCCGGCCGAATCGGAGCCTTGCCCAGCGCGATCAGCGCGATCACCCCAGGACAAGACTTCGCCGGGCCCGCGGTCACGGTCTCCGGTCCGCCCGCCGACAACTTGTGGCTGCATCGCGGAATCGCGGCGGCAGATCTCGGTGAGATCCTACTGATCGAGGTGGGCGGCCACTTCGAATCCGGCTATTGGGGCGAGGTGATGGCGGTGGCCGCCCGCGCTCGCGGTGTGGCCGGTGTGGTCATCGATGGCTGCGTTCGGGACAGCGAAGCATTGGCGACCGTCGGAGTGCCGGTGTACGCCCGGGGCCTGTGCATCCGCGGCACTGACAAGGACCCCGATGGCAGGGGCGCCGTCAATGGGCCCGTGACTATCGGAGACGTGACAGTGCACTCGGGTGATCTGGTCGTCGGCGACGCCGACGGGGTTGTCGTGATCCCCGCCGGGGACGTCGACCACGTACTGGATGCGGCCCAGCAACGTATCGATCGCGAGGCCCAGATCATGGATGCACTCCGCCGCGGTGAGAACAGCATCGACCTGCTCAACCTCCCTAAGGAGAAGCCATGA
- a CDS encoding RidA family protein produces the protein MATSNVFGRRIGDGERPIAAADEFQLAFAHLGTILTTAGASLSDLVKVDVRISGAEYRELLNEQWKLIFPDPDDRPARHVTTGDVPAGFRLQISALAYAVDTTS, from the coding sequence GTGGCTACAAGCAATGTGTTCGGTCGCCGAATCGGCGATGGCGAGCGACCGATCGCGGCCGCTGACGAGTTCCAGTTGGCCTTCGCCCATCTCGGAACGATTCTCACCACAGCTGGCGCAAGTCTGTCCGACCTGGTCAAGGTCGACGTACGGATCTCCGGTGCCGAGTACCGCGAACTGCTCAACGAGCAGTGGAAGCTGATCTTTCCCGATCCTGACGACCGTCCGGCGCGGCACGTGACCACGGGGGACGTCCCCGCTGGATTCCGTCTGCAGATCTCTGCGCTCGCATATGCGGTCGATACGACTTCCTAG
- a CDS encoding IS481 family transposase: protein MTHRNAFLTERGRLALAQCVVDQGWPLRRAAERFNCSTATAKKWADRYRQTGEAGMADHSSRPRRSPTRLAVRRERRIIKLRFVRRWGAARIAAHLRLARSTVEAVLRRYRMPLLRHLDQATGLPVRRTPPRRYEHDAPGDLIHVDIKKLGRIPEGGGHRKLGRTIGNRHNKKHRPGYAYLHHAVDDHSRLAYSEILTDERKETAAQFWDRATAFFQGHGITVRRVMTDNGSCYRSKVFAESLGVEIKHKKTRPYRPQTNGKVERFNRTLASEWAYAEFYSSETARTATYDDWLHHYNHHRAHSGIGGLTPIERLHVHNLPGSYS, encoded by the coding sequence CTGACCCACCGTAATGCTTTTCTCACCGAACGTGGCCGTCTGGCCCTGGCTCAGTGCGTCGTCGACCAGGGTTGGCCTCTGCGACGAGCCGCGGAACGATTCAACTGCTCCACCGCGACCGCCAAGAAGTGGGCTGACCGCTACCGGCAGACCGGTGAGGCCGGCATGGCAGATCACTCCAGCCGCCCCCGCCGCTCACCCACCCGACTTGCGGTGCGCCGTGAACGTCGAATCATCAAGCTGCGGTTTGTCCGTCGCTGGGGCGCTGCACGTATCGCCGCGCACCTGCGGCTGGCGAGATCGACCGTTGAGGCGGTGTTGCGCCGGTATCGGATGCCGCTGTTGCGTCACTTGGATCAGGCCACCGGTCTTCCGGTACGCCGGACCCCGCCACGCCGCTACGAACACGACGCTCCCGGCGACCTGATCCACGTCGACATCAAGAAGCTCGGCCGCATCCCTGAAGGCGGTGGGCACCGCAAACTCGGGCGTACGATCGGCAACCGGCACAACAAGAAACACCGCCCGGGGTACGCGTACTTGCACCACGCCGTCGATGACCATTCCCGGCTGGCGTACTCGGAGATCCTCACCGACGAACGCAAAGAGACCGCCGCGCAGTTCTGGGACCGGGCCACGGCCTTCTTCCAAGGGCACGGCATCACCGTGCGGCGAGTGATGACCGACAACGGATCGTGTTACCGATCAAAGGTTTTCGCGGAATCTCTCGGCGTCGAGATCAAGCACAAGAAGACCCGTCCCTACCGTCCGCAAACCAACGGCAAGGTCGAGCGCTTCAATCGCACCCTGGCCTCGGAATGGGCCTACGCCGAGTTCTACAGCTCAGAGACCGCCCGCACAGCCACCTACGACGACTGGCTGCACCACTACAATCACCACCGAGCCCACAGCGGTATCGGCGGACTCACCCCGATCGAACGCCTACACGTTCACAACCTGCCCGGGTCTTACAGCTAG
- a CDS encoding TRAP transporter small permease subunit produces the protein MLNITADVVLRVLTGQPLDGTNALVSTIWMPLIVFLGLGFAQARNEHIRVTLVSDRLSPTLLRIATASSLLVAMVATAVLIYASFNEAVRSFEIDQTTTGIVALPVWPMKFVMLLGFILLFLQFLRSFASAGTPESQVTKR, from the coding sequence ATGCTGAATATTACGGCGGATGTAGTCCTACGAGTGTTAACGGGCCAACCGCTGGATGGAACGAACGCTCTCGTAAGCACGATATGGATGCCCTTAATTGTATTTCTCGGCCTAGGATTCGCCCAGGCTCGGAATGAGCATATACGAGTGACTCTGGTTAGTGACCGATTGAGTCCGACGTTGTTGAGAATTGCTACCGCATCTTCTCTGCTCGTGGCCATGGTCGCGACGGCGGTTCTCATTTACGCGTCTTTCAACGAGGCAGTTCGATCATTTGAAATAGACCAGACTACAACAGGTATTGTCGCGCTACCGGTGTGGCCTATGAAATTCGTGATGCTTCTTGGGTTCATTCTACTATTTCTGCAATTTCTTCGCTCGTTCGCATCCGCCGGTACGCCAGAGTCTCAGGTGACAAAACGATGA
- a CDS encoding RraA family protein: MVPKLFEGLDACVVSDALDSLGVPDRVADGLSTSWEGGRVSGAVITVELATITSAPDVVPVHLGARAITASRGGEVIVVDNGGRTEMGSWGGLLTRAAQQAGIAGVVSDGSVRDLDEARELRFPVFSRGGAVRTARGRIHEIATGGSISICGITVEPGDWVVADGSGVVFVPAALATEVDRVARELTDREVGILGRIEAGETLASVFGIDYEAMLEGQH; the protein is encoded by the coding sequence GTGGTTCCCAAACTGTTTGAAGGACTCGACGCATGCGTTGTATCAGACGCACTCGACAGCCTCGGGGTCCCCGACCGAGTGGCCGATGGATTGTCTACCTCCTGGGAGGGCGGACGGGTCAGCGGAGCGGTGATCACCGTCGAACTCGCCACCATCACCTCCGCCCCCGACGTTGTACCCGTACATCTGGGTGCCCGCGCGATCACGGCAAGCCGCGGCGGTGAGGTGATCGTCGTCGACAACGGAGGCCGCACCGAGATGGGCAGCTGGGGTGGGCTGTTGACCCGTGCCGCACAACAGGCCGGAATCGCTGGAGTTGTCAGCGACGGTTCGGTCCGCGATCTGGACGAAGCGCGCGAGCTCCGGTTCCCGGTGTTCAGTCGCGGAGGCGCGGTTCGAACGGCCCGCGGGCGCATCCATGAGATCGCTACGGGAGGATCGATCAGCATCTGCGGGATCACCGTCGAGCCCGGCGACTGGGTCGTAGCCGACGGGAGCGGTGTTGTGTTCGTGCCTGCAGCACTGGCTACCGAAGTGGACCGAGTGGCCCGCGAGCTCACGGACCGAGAGGTCGGAATTCTCGGCCGGATCGAAGCAGGCGAGACCCTGGCCTCGGTGTTCGGCATCGATTATGAAGCGATGTTGGAAGGACAGCACTGA
- a CDS encoding TRAP transporter large permease has translation MKIKNAQQGPEVAEGTPRQKSVPRPKKNKLWDALFLSLAIPALVLAVIIVSADIDRETVGFLSLILMVLLLAIGVHVAIAMLVAGFLGLWQTGGINVLMVTAEQTPFGAVAGWTLSVIPMFIFMGVALWRFGLTDGLFDAANKWFGRLPGGLAVATNVSGAGLATVSGSTIGISYALGRMALPEMMRAGYKPSIATATVAMAGTLGQIIPPSITLVIFAGVAQVSIGSQLVAGIIPGLILAVAYAALILVWARLDPSAAPPSRAEKASWGDRVASLGVASPLILLMVIVVGGLLVGLFTPTEAGAFASFATLIYGLVSYGRKHGIKAYTSTLVQALRETVSSVATIFLLLIAVTVLTRLLTITGVARLMTDWILGLGLGKIALLLLLMLLFLVLGMFMDGLTMMLVTVPVLTPVLLSYDISMIWFGIFMVVMIEIGMVTPPVGILTYVVHRLSQEPEVNLGREISLVDVFRGVIPFIAVGLGLLVLMMFVPEIATWLPNSATIAE, from the coding sequence ATGAAGATCAAGAATGCTCAGCAAGGTCCTGAAGTGGCAGAAGGGACTCCCCGCCAGAAGTCGGTACCGCGTCCAAAGAAGAACAAGCTCTGGGACGCCCTATTCCTTAGTCTTGCCATCCCCGCCTTGGTGTTGGCCGTGATCATAGTGAGCGCGGACATCGACCGTGAAACGGTCGGATTCCTTTCACTGATCCTGATGGTGCTACTGCTTGCCATCGGGGTGCACGTCGCCATCGCCATGCTCGTAGCGGGATTCTTGGGACTATGGCAGACGGGCGGGATAAACGTCTTGATGGTTACCGCTGAGCAAACGCCCTTCGGCGCGGTTGCTGGATGGACGTTGAGCGTGATTCCGATGTTCATCTTTATGGGGGTGGCGCTCTGGCGATTTGGGCTCACTGACGGGCTTTTCGATGCCGCGAACAAGTGGTTTGGCCGGCTCCCCGGTGGTCTGGCTGTCGCTACTAACGTGTCAGGCGCTGGGTTGGCCACGGTTAGTGGCAGCACGATTGGTATTTCATATGCGTTGGGTCGTATGGCCCTACCGGAAATGATGCGCGCTGGGTACAAACCTTCGATCGCGACGGCGACCGTAGCGATGGCGGGTACGCTAGGACAGATAATACCGCCAAGCATAACGCTGGTAATATTTGCTGGCGTCGCCCAGGTATCGATCGGCTCGCAGTTGGTCGCAGGGATTATTCCTGGTCTCATACTTGCCGTAGCGTATGCTGCCCTAATTCTGGTCTGGGCCCGGCTTGATCCGAGCGCGGCCCCACCATCCAGGGCCGAGAAAGCTAGTTGGGGTGACCGCGTTGCCTCCCTTGGAGTGGCTTCTCCGCTAATTCTTCTCATGGTGATCGTGGTCGGCGGGTTGCTCGTTGGCTTGTTCACTCCGACGGAAGCCGGGGCATTTGCATCATTTGCGACGCTGATATACGGGCTCGTCTCATATGGCCGAAAGCATGGCATAAAAGCTTATACGTCCACACTCGTTCAAGCACTTCGCGAAACGGTTTCGTCCGTTGCAACCATCTTCTTGCTATTGATTGCGGTCACTGTTCTGACGCGGTTGCTGACAATCACTGGCGTCGCCCGACTGATGACGGATTGGATTCTGGGTCTCGGGCTCGGGAAAATAGCGCTTCTACTCCTGTTGATGCTCTTGTTCTTGGTATTGGGTATGTTCATGGATGGACTCACTATGATGCTTGTGACTGTTCCCGTACTAACCCCTGTGTTGCTCTCTTACGACATCAGTATGATCTGGTTCGGCATTTTTATGGTCGTGATGATAGAGATCGGAATGGTAACTCCGCCGGTTGGAATTCTTACCTATGTCGTCCACAGGCTGAGTCAGGAACCTGAGGTGAACCTCGGCCGCGAGATCTCTCTTGTGGATGTATTCCGTGGAGTTATCCCCTTCATCGCGGTTGGACTAGGGCTGTTGGTCCTGATGATGTTTGTGCCGGAGATCGCTACTTGGTTGCCGAACTCCGCCACAATCGCCGAGTAG
- a CDS encoding aldo/keto reductase produces MQYRELHGAGLKLSEVSFGAGTAAGLMIHSSPAEQRAAVEHAMSLGVNAFDTSPIYGMGCSEVNLGNALSGYDDAVITTKVAITPEHLLTGSIGQCIRRSVQASLRRLRRDSIDILLIHNGVHFQRLHPLTADPGDPYDPMQDLPHLTFDEIMGENGAWQTIRELKKSGLIKSFGISGQDNDPDLMRALIGAGVLDIVNQPLNLLNPTPVAGRKGEGFLADVEENFVEYDHFCEFAAANDCAVSIISPVAAGVLTTAAQSGITPPSVSEWKDRFPFDGHYARELRRAAAFVPVAEQAGITIADLAYRFVLSTPGFVTVLGGFSDISQLEQAVTSVEQGPLPADVMAELHRIWQAPSEPGSGA; encoded by the coding sequence ATGCAGTATCGCGAGCTTCACGGAGCCGGATTGAAGCTGTCGGAGGTCAGTTTCGGCGCGGGGACCGCCGCTGGGCTCATGATCCACAGCAGTCCTGCCGAACAGCGTGCAGCAGTGGAGCATGCGATGAGTCTGGGCGTGAATGCTTTCGATACCTCGCCGATCTACGGCATGGGCTGTTCGGAAGTCAATCTCGGCAATGCGTTGTCCGGGTACGACGACGCCGTGATCACCACCAAGGTTGCGATCACCCCCGAGCATCTGCTGACCGGGTCCATCGGCCAGTGCATCCGCCGATCGGTGCAGGCCAGTCTGCGGCGGCTGCGTCGCGACAGCATTGACATCTTGCTGATTCACAACGGTGTGCACTTCCAGCGGCTACACCCACTGACTGCCGACCCCGGCGACCCGTACGATCCGATGCAGGACCTACCGCACCTGACCTTCGACGAGATCATGGGTGAGAACGGTGCGTGGCAGACGATCCGCGAGCTCAAGAAGTCCGGGTTGATCAAGAGTTTCGGGATCAGTGGACAGGACAACGACCCGGACCTGATGCGGGCACTCATCGGCGCAGGAGTGCTCGACATCGTCAACCAACCGCTGAATCTCCTCAACCCAACTCCAGTGGCGGGCCGCAAGGGTGAGGGTTTCCTCGCCGACGTCGAAGAGAACTTTGTCGAATACGACCACTTCTGCGAGTTTGCGGCCGCCAATGACTGCGCCGTCTCGATTATCAGCCCGGTGGCCGCCGGCGTGCTCACGACCGCCGCGCAATCGGGCATCACGCCTCCCTCGGTCTCCGAATGGAAGGACCGTTTCCCGTTCGACGGGCACTATGCCCGCGAATTGCGCCGTGCAGCAGCATTCGTACCGGTGGCCGAGCAGGCCGGGATCACCATCGCCGATCTGGCGTACCGCTTCGTACTCAGCACTCCGGGGTTTGTCACTGTGCTTGGCGGATTTTCCGACATTTCCCAGCTCGAGCAGGCAGTGACCTC
- a CDS encoding C4-dicarboxylate TRAP transporter substrate-binding protein, with the protein MSTEKRWFERAAGRVAVGMSVSMAMLIAAGCSSAGGAGAADSLAEMDPVTLTYTHPSPEGSILAMPYKDFASEVDEATDGKITFEPYWSSSLLPIAEVPGGLTGGVADVALVYPPFYPEEYPVGAWVDEFFRGDPGEEAEFPVGPLATSGAHIEEIMNSPEVQADYEAHGVHLLVPMQSDPYGLLCSEPVDTLDDLNGLKVRSSGGVWEEEIKALGMTPVNISLNESYQGLQQGIFDCFLGTPESIVDSGMDEVAKHYTTVPFSTTSMQNLVISKNAWDRLPKDAQKILYEASAGWAVGYFEGRLASHAALSEAGVQILTPGEDVVTTLRNHQEAHVGQMEQEAPEGIADPAAFMSDYRAMQSSWRSYLTDEQGIDSSGATVLDGSLDPADVPLDGFRERINQVYEQVAK; encoded by the coding sequence GTGAGCACAGAGAAGCGTTGGTTCGAGAGGGCAGCTGGCCGGGTGGCGGTAGGCATGTCTGTATCGATGGCCATGCTGATAGCCGCGGGGTGCTCATCGGCCGGAGGTGCCGGAGCTGCCGACTCGTTGGCCGAGATGGATCCGGTGACTTTGACTTATACCCATCCATCGCCTGAGGGTTCGATTCTAGCAATGCCCTACAAAGATTTTGCATCTGAAGTGGACGAAGCTACGGATGGCAAGATCACATTCGAACCTTACTGGAGTAGCAGTCTGCTCCCCATTGCGGAGGTTCCCGGGGGCTTGACCGGAGGCGTGGCTGACGTAGCGTTGGTTTATCCGCCTTTCTATCCTGAGGAGTACCCAGTGGGCGCATGGGTAGATGAGTTCTTCAGAGGAGACCCGGGGGAGGAGGCGGAGTTCCCTGTCGGTCCGCTTGCCACTAGCGGCGCCCATATTGAAGAAATCATGAATTCGCCCGAGGTGCAGGCCGACTATGAGGCTCACGGTGTTCACTTGCTGGTCCCGATGCAGAGTGATCCATACGGGCTGCTATGCAGTGAGCCAGTCGACACTCTGGACGATCTGAACGGTCTGAAGGTGCGCAGTTCCGGAGGGGTGTGGGAAGAGGAAATAAAAGCGCTTGGGATGACTCCAGTGAATATTTCGTTGAATGAGTCTTATCAAGGACTGCAGCAAGGAATCTTCGACTGTTTTCTAGGGACTCCCGAGTCGATTGTGGACAGCGGCATGGATGAGGTCGCCAAGCACTACACCACCGTTCCCTTCTCTACGACTTCGATGCAAAACCTTGTGATAAGCAAAAATGCCTGGGATCGTCTGCCGAAAGACGCTCAGAAGATCCTCTACGAGGCATCGGCCGGGTGGGCGGTCGGTTACTTCGAGGGGCGTCTTGCGAGCCATGCCGCGCTATCTGAGGCTGGAGTTCAGATTCTTACGCCCGGAGAAGATGTGGTGACTACCTTGCGTAATCATCAAGAGGCGCACGTTGGTCAGATGGAGCAAGAGGCGCCCGAAGGCATTGCTGATCCCGCGGCGTTCATGTCCGACTATCGGGCGATGCAGTCTAGCTGGCGTTCCTACCTGACTGATGAACAAGGTATCGATTCGAGCGGGGCCACGGTTCTGGACGGATCTCTGGACCCGGCGGATGTTCCGCTAGACGGGTTCCGTGAACGGATCAATCAAGTGTACGAGCAGGTGGCGAAGTAA